From Apium graveolens cultivar Ventura chromosome 9, ASM990537v1, whole genome shotgun sequence, the proteins below share one genomic window:
- the LOC141686198 gene encoding adenylate isopentenyltransferase 3, chloroplastic-like encodes MAMMSMLIGTQTHPSVHIRATSLGLPLPNSRTTSKPKEKVVFVMGATGTGKTKLSVDLATRFNGEIISSDKMQVYEGLDIAANKITEEEMNDVPHYLIGILPSHADFTHADFCYMVNDKMDDIVARRRLPIIAGCSNSYIKALIEDEIYGFRSKYECCYLWVDVSMSVLCQVLSHRVDQMVEKGLVEEGRKMFKPNADYSKGVLRTIGGRELDHYFRVEASADDETRARLLKEALDEMRINSCKLARRQVEKILALKNDNGWNIHRLDATNVFPKRGKKSSKAWEELVLRPSMEIINQFLNN; translated from the coding sequence ATGGCGATGATGTCCATGCTTATTGGCACACAAACTCATCCATCAGTCCACATCCGAGCCACCAGCTTGGGTTTGCCATTGCCCAATTCTCGGACAACATCGAAACCAAAAGAGAAGGTTGTGTTTGTTATGGGAGCGACTGGTACAGGCAAGACCAAACTCTCTGTTGATCTCGCTACTCGATTTAACGGAGAGATCATTAGTTCTGACAAAATGCAAGTTTATGAAGGATTAGACATAGCCGCAAACAAGATTACTGAGGAAGAGATGAATGATGTACCGCACTATCTCATTGGAATACTACCTTCCCATGCAGATTTCACGCACGCTGATTTTTGTTACATGGTTAACGATAAAATGGATGACATTGTAGCTCGACGTCGTCTTCCCATCATTGCTGGATGCTCGAATAGTTACATCAAAGCTCTCATTGAGGATGAAATTTATGGATTTCGGTCCAAGTATGAATGCTGTTATCTTTGGGTTGATGTTTCAATGTCTGTGCTCTGTCAAGTCCTTTCGCATCGTGTTGATCAGATGGTCGAGAAGGGATTGGTTGAGGAGGGTAGAAAAATGTTCAAACCAAATGCTGATTATTCAAAGGGGGTGCTGAGAACCATTGGCGGACGAGAACTTGATCATTACTTTCGAGTGGAGGCATCTGCAGATGACGAAACTCGAGCAAGGCTGCTGAAAGAAGCTTTAGATGAAATGAGGATCAACTCTTGCAAATTGGCTCGTCGCCAAGTAGAGAAGATTCTAGCTCTGAAAAATGACAATGGATGGAACATTCACAGGCTTGACGCAACCAACGTATTCCCAAAGCGTGGCAAGAAGTCCAGTAAGGCATGGGAGGAGCTGGTTTTGAGGCCAAGCATGGAGATCATCAATCAGTTTCTCAATAATTAG